One window of Sphingobacteriales bacterium genomic DNA carries:
- a CDS encoding PKD domain-containing protein produces MQTYTYSAAPLQPNTQFIWTVTGGTIIAGQNSPTVQVQWNDSVPNSLSVVRQTLTSPVCTSLPATLSVSTIDDATFTISGATTVCPNSQPTYLITPILPNATYTWSVIPSDEVELVQGQNSGTVSLLFGNSAAGTVTLSAAYCNIVATLPISIGAKPVPFITQTDTLCTGNSVQLSVSDLVGTEPYTGYLWKNSAGSAIGINPTTFITTEGVYSVQVTNTSGCVGLASHRVNQYTSPEAQAFVSSHVVCIQNPDDVDLIAIDGTNYAFMWIVNGSVISSANTPFLTHLGNDVEGSFVYRVLVTDTQNTCTKLSPPQNINHLLCQTGGGTGNPGDTIVPPPPPLQCPSVAGYFFNFTLNSSANNCNTVTLNASASGSFSSFTVNWGDGVTEAFDGVTATHTYPVGLIMAYQITAYANYIHPVTGNSCTLGRIKNHILPLVARFDVEPACVGENWVFQCRSYYLPTTGITQWTWDFGDGTPPFIGTQTEGHTYANPGVYTATLTITNGDCVTTGSKTITVAPLPNAGFTISGGECVGSSLQFLPDVPNLSSYFWQLGNGASTAQHNPAFAYTQAGEYQVSLQVQDNKGCSSDIQTQTLIVLDAPPTQSVTAADTIFCAGLSTTLTAPPDGVAYLWSNGQTTPEINVSTSGNYTVQVTLPDGCAYTSPLVQVQVTPNPTADISPTSPINFCIGDSVTLQVPFNENYIYQWSENNNGQAQNTYNLSGNIGVTVTDTLTGCTAIGTAQLIDNASPPKPIITASALQICEGQSVNFSIASSTDPLHTYHWTTGATGTGISVFTSGNYGVWAQNQFGCSSDTSLLLNVVVNPLPDAGIFPAGCYALCPGDVVSIPPNTAQNYQWYYNGNPLSGITGSSWIPEAEGAYWVVMSNGNCTVTSDVLQLVFIADCPGPLPVSLITFTGTVLPHANQLQWTTAAEVNNAFFTLQHSPDGSRFTTLAQLTGAGNSSMAKNYEHLDSNPYPLTYYRLMQTDFDGSTRQAGNVITLLRSQTTGSFALTHIIPTPTQHTATLTYTTPNTQPITLHLYDLTGRLLQHETLQATIGTNNHVLDMTKYPNGLYVVTLNNGVEVVSGKVVKE; encoded by the coding sequence TTGCAAACCTATACCTATTCCGCCGCCCCACTCCAACCCAATACCCAGTTTATATGGACGGTTACAGGCGGCACCATTATCGCCGGACAAAACAGCCCCACCGTGCAGGTGCAATGGAACGACTCCGTCCCGAACAGCCTGTCGGTTGTTAGACAAACGCTCACCTCTCCGGTTTGTACCTCGCTACCCGCCACGCTTTCGGTTTCGACTATTGACGATGCGACTTTTACCATATCCGGTGCAACCACCGTATGCCCCAATTCCCAACCAACCTATCTGATTACCCCCATTTTGCCGAATGCAACATATACATGGTCGGTCATACCATCCGATGAAGTGGAATTGGTGCAGGGTCAAAATTCGGGAACAGTTTCGCTATTGTTCGGCAATTCGGCTGCCGGAACGGTTACGCTATCCGCTGCTTATTGTAATATTGTTGCCACTTTGCCCATCAGCATCGGAGCAAAACCTGTTCCGTTTATCACTCAAACAGATACCCTTTGTACAGGCAACTCCGTCCAGCTTTCCGTTTCAGACCTTGTTGGCACAGAACCCTATACCGGCTATCTCTGGAAAAACAGTGCCGGCAGTGCGATAGGGATCAATCCAACGACTTTTATAACCACCGAAGGTGTTTACAGCGTACAGGTTACCAATACATCGGGTTGTGTTGGGCTTGCTTCGCATCGGGTTAACCAATACACTTCGCCCGAGGCACAGGCTTTTGTGTCAAGTCATGTCGTTTGTATTCAAAACCCGGATGATGTTGACCTAATTGCCATTGACGGAACAAATTACGCTTTTATGTGGATAGTAAACGGCTCCGTCATTTCAAGTGCGAATACGCCATTTCTCACCCACTTGGGCAATGATGTTGAGGGTAGCTTTGTCTATCGGGTATTGGTGACTGACACCCAAAACACCTGCACTAAACTATCACCCCCCCAAAACATTAACCACCTTCTGTGTCAAACGGGAGGCGGTACCGGCAATCCGGGCGATACCATTGTGCCGCCACCGCCACCCTTGCAATGCCCGTCTGTTGCCGGTTATTTCTTTAATTTTACCCTCAATTCCAGCGCCAACAACTGCAATACCGTTACCCTCAATGCCTCGGCATCGGGTAGTTTCAGCAGTTTTACGGTAAACTGGGGCGATGGCGTTACGGAGGCTTTCGACGGCGTTACGGCTACACACACTTATCCTGTCGGATTGATTATGGCTTATCAGATTACTGCTTATGCTAACTATATTCACCCCGTTACCGGCAACTCCTGCACGTTGGGTAGGATAAAAAACCATATTCTACCTTTGGTGGCTCGCTTTGATGTTGAGCCGGCCTGTGTGGGTGAAAATTGGGTTTTTCAATGCCGCTCTTACTACCTGCCCACTACCGGCATTACCCAATGGACCTGGGATTTTGGAGATGGTACGCCCCCCTTCATCGGCACTCAAACCGAAGGACATACTTATGCCAACCCGGGTGTTTACACCGCCACCCTCACCATTACCAACGGCGATTGTGTAACCACCGGCAGTAAAACCATCACCGTCGCCCCGTTGCCTAATGCGGGTTTCACTATTTCGGGGGGTGAATGCGTGGGTAGTTCCTTACAGTTTTTACCCGATGTACCTAACCTTTCCTCCTATTTCTGGCAACTTGGCAATGGTGCTTCTACAGCTCAGCACAACCCTGCTTTTGCCTATACACAGGCGGGCGAGTACCAAGTGAGTTTACAAGTGCAAGACAATAAAGGTTGCTCCTCCGACATACAAACACAAACCCTAATCGTGCTTGATGCCCCTCCGACACAGTCCGTTACTGCTGCCGATACCATCTTTTGCGCCGGACTTAGCACCACCCTTACCGCACCACCGGACGGAGTAGCTTATCTATGGTCGAACGGGCAAACAACGCCGGAAATAAACGTTTCCACATCGGGAAATTACACCGTGCAGGTTACGCTACCGGACGGCTGTGCTTATACCTCACCTCTTGTGCAGGTGCAAGTTACACCCAACCCGACTGCCGATATTAGTCCCACCTCGCCAATTAATTTTTGTATAGGCGATAGTGTCACCCTGCAAGTGCCGTTTAACGAAAACTATATTTACCAATGGTCGGAAAACAACAACGGGCAAGCACAAAATACCTACAACCTATCTGGCAATATCGGCGTGACCGTGACCGATACCCTAACCGGCTGCACTGCCATCGGCACTGCCCAACTGATTGACAATGCTTCGCCACCTAAGCCTATCATTACCGCCTCCGCCCTACAAATATGCGAAGGGCAATCGGTCAATTTTTCCATTGCTTCGTCCACCGACCCCTTACACACTTATCATTGGACTACCGGAGCTACCGGCACAGGCATTTCTGTGTTTACTTCCGGCAACTACGGCGTTTGGGCGCAAAACCAGTTTGGTTGCAGTTCTGACACTTCGTTGTTGTTGAATGTGGTGGTCAATCCCCTGCCCGATGCCGGCATTTTTCCGGCGGGTTGCTACGCCTTATGTCCGGGTGATGTTGTCAGCATTCCACCCAATACCGCCCAAAACTACCAGTGGTATTACAACGGCAACCCCCTGTCGGGCATTACAGGCAGCAGTTGGATACCCGAAGCCGAAGGAGCTTATTGGGTAGTGATGAGCAACGGCAATTGTACCGTTACTTCTGATGTGTTACAATTAGTATTTATCGCCGACTGCCCCGGCCCTCTCCCCGTTTCCCTTATCACCTTTACCGGAACCGTCCTCCCCCATGCCAATCAATTGCAATGGACAACGGCAGCGGAGGTAAACAACGCCTTCTTTACCCTACAACACTCACCGGACGGAAGCCGGTTTACCACCCTCGCCCAATTGACCGGCGCAGGCAACAGTTCGATGGCAAAGAATTATGAGCATTTAGACTCCAACCCCTACCCTCTCACCTACTACCGCCTGATGCAAACCGATTTTGACGGCAGTACCCGACAAGCAGGTAATGTCATCACCCTCCTCCGCTCACAGACAACAGGCAGCTTTGCCTTAACCCATATCATCCCCACACCCACACAACACACCGCCACCCTCACCTACACCACCCCAAACACCCAACCCATCACCCTGCACCTTTACGACCTAACCGGAAGGCTACTGCAACATGAAACGTTGCAGGCAACTATTGGCACAAACAACCATGTTTTGGACATGACAAAGTATCCAAATGGTTTGTATGTGGTAACGCTCAACAACGGGGTTGAGGTGGTTTCGGGGAAAGTGGTGAAGGAGTAG
- a CDS encoding T9SS type A sorting domain-containing protein — protein MKTRNALLKTFLMILVYGGVEAQTVFGPQQIIQETLSNYTQSIYAADLDGDGDLDVLSASYEDDKIAWYENDGAGNFGGQLIISTVANGATSVFAADLDNDGDMDVLSASYIDDKIAWYENNGSGNFGTQQIITTEVYDASSVYAADLDGDGDMDILWASSWVNKIAWHENDGTGNFGVQQVITTSAYGAKSVYAADLDDDSDIDVLSASFNDDKIAWYKNDGAGNFGTQQIITTADGASEVYAADLDDDGDTDVLFASFNDDKIAWNENDGAGSFGSPQIIESVYEISSVYFADLDGDGDIDVLSTSINGDNVTWYENDGIGNFGYQQIITTTADGANVVYAADLDGDGDIDVLSASYNDNTIDLYKNDGSGNFIEAPFLTTSVNYARYAYAADLDGDGDMDVLSASNLDGKIAWYRNNGTDGFGLQQIITLTAYSATCVNAADLDGDGDMDVYWGTPRIAWAENDGAGNFGEQQIISMLSSIVTSVYAEDLDGDGDLDVLSAGAGGGSIIAWHENEGDGIFGVQQIISNSTYNAQSVYAADLDGDGDKDVLSASAYDNKIAWYKNDGSGIFGTQQIISNMAIGAQSVYAVDLDNDGDIDVLSASKDDDKIACYRNDGSGIFGAQQIITSYAFGAKSVYAADLDNDGNIDVLSASKDDDKIAWYKNDGTGNFGGQFTITVIAKGAQSVYAADLDGDGDKDVLSASEGDNKIAWHENLLETVGINPLPNTTTTTLQLTQFNPNPATQKTVVTYHSLHPKPITLQIYDLNGRLLQTQSLQATVGYNECVLDMSCYAQGLYILELNNGEQMVTGKVVKE, from the coding sequence ATGAAAACACGAAATGCTTTGTTGAAAACCTTTTTAATGATTTTGGTTTATGGTGGGGTAGAGGCACAAACGGTGTTTGGGCCGCAGCAGATTATACAAGAAACCCTGTCTAATTATACACAGTCCATATATGCTGCTGATTTGGATGGAGACGGGGATTTAGATGTTTTGTCGGCTTCTTATGAAGACGACAAAATAGCTTGGTATGAGAACGACGGAGCAGGAAATTTTGGGGGGCAACTAATCATCAGTACAGTTGCCAATGGTGCAACATCCGTCTTTGCCGCCGATTTAGACAACGACGGCGATATGGATGTATTGTCGGCTTCTTATATAGACGACAAAATAGCTTGGTATGAGAATAATGGAAGTGGCAATTTTGGAACGCAACAAATTATTACTACAGAAGTATATGACGCAAGTTCCGTGTATGCTGCCGATTTGGATGGTGATGGGGATATGGATATTTTGTGGGCTTCTTCTTGGGTTAACAAAATAGCTTGGCATGAAAATGATGGAACCGGCAACTTTGGCGTACAGCAAGTCATCACCACAAGTGCTTATGGTGCTAAGTCTGTTTATGCGGCCGATTTGGATGATGATAGCGATATAGATGTACTTTCTGCTTCTTTTAATGATGACAAAATAGCCTGGTATAAAAATGACGGAGCAGGCAATTTTGGCACACAGCAAATTATCACCACTGCTGACGGTGCATCAGAAGTTTATGCGGCCGATTTGGATGATGATGGCGATACAGATGTCCTTTTTGCTTCTTTTAATGATGACAAAATAGCCTGGAATGAAAATGACGGAGCAGGAAGTTTTGGGTCGCCGCAAATTATTGAGAGTGTATATGAAATATCATCTGTCTATTTTGCCGATTTGGATGGCGATGGCGATATAGATGTGTTGTCAACTTCTATAAATGGTGATAACGTAACCTGGTATGAAAACGACGGCATAGGCAATTTTGGATATCAACAAATTATCACAACAACCGCCGATGGCGCAAACGTTGTTTATGCTGCCGATTTGGATGGCGATGGGGATATAGATGTTTTATCGGCTTCTTACAACGACAATACTATAGATCTGTATAAAAACGACGGTAGCGGCAATTTTATAGAAGCGCCATTTCTTACCACATCGGTCAATTATGCAAGATATGCTTATGCTGCCGATTTAGACGGCGATGGCGATATGGATGTGTTGTCAGCATCTAACTTAGATGGTAAAATAGCTTGGTATAGAAACAACGGAACCGACGGTTTTGGCTTGCAGCAAATCATCACATTAACAGCCTATAGTGCAACTTGTGTTAATGCTGCCGATTTAGATGGTGATGGCGATATGGATGTGTATTGGGGTACGCCTAGAATAGCTTGGGCTGAGAATGATGGAGCAGGCAATTTTGGAGAGCAACAAATTATATCAATGCTATCAAGTATCGTAACTTCTGTGTATGCTGAAGATTTGGATGGAGATGGGGATTTAGATGTTTTATCGGCTGGTGCCGGTGGTGGCAGTATAATAGCTTGGCATGAGAATGAAGGAGACGGTATATTTGGAGTGCAGCAAATTATTTCTAATTCAACCTATAACGCACAATCTGTTTATGCCGCCGATTTAGATGGTGATGGCGATAAAGATGTGTTGTCGGCTTCTGCTTATGATAACAAAATAGCTTGGTATAAAAACGATGGAAGCGGTATTTTTGGCACACAGCAAATTATTTCCAATATGGCCATCGGAGCACAATCTGTCTATGCCGTTGATTTGGATAATGATGGCGATATAGATGTGTTGTCGGCTTCTAAAGATGACGACAAAATAGCTTGTTATAGAAATGACGGTAGCGGTATTTTCGGAGCACAGCAAATCATTACTTCATACGCCTTTGGTGCAAAATCCGTTTATGCCGCCGATTTGGATAATGATGGCAATATAGATGTGTTATCGGCTTCTAAAGATGACGACAAAATAGCTTGGTATAAAAATGACGGAACCGGTAATTTTGGAGGGCAGTTTACTATTACAGTCATTGCCAAAGGCGCACAATCTGTTTATGCCGCTGATTTGGACGGCGATGGGGATAAAGACGTGCTATCGGCTTCTGAGGGCGACAACAAAATAGCTTGGCACGAAAACCTCTTAGAAACCGTAGGCATCAACCCGCTTCCCAATACCACCACCACCACCCTACAACTAACTCAATTCAACCCCAACCCGGCTACACAAAAAACCGTAGTTACCTACCACAGCCTCCACCCCAAGCCCATAACCCTACAAATCTACGACCTAAACGGCAGGCTGCTGCAAACCCAATCTTTGCAAGCAACGGTGGGCTACAACGAATGTGTTTTGGATATGAGTTGCTATGCGCAAGGTTTGTATATCTTAGAACTTAACAATGGCGAGCAGATGGTTACCGGAAAGGTGGTGAAGGAGTAG
- a CDS encoding T9SS type A sorting domain-containing protein, translated as MKVRNTLLITFLMILVYGGVEAQTVFGPQQVIIQSNTGGPTSVYAADLNGDGDIDVLSASTHDHKIAWYSNDGMGNFGIQHIISTTAGGARSVYAVDLDDDDDIDVLSASIWDDKIAWYENDGAGNFGIEQIITTAANGAYSVYTADLDGDGDIDVLSASQLDNKIAWYANDGMGVFGVEQIISTSAILAVSVYAADLDGDGDIDVLSASQGDDKIAWYENDGLGNFGGQIIISTAAFYAVSVYATDIDGDGDIDVLSASILDDKIAWYENDGTGNFGPEQTITTTNGVLHALYATDLDGDGDIDVLSASVGNNKIAWYVNDGKGNFSQEQIITTDVNYPTSVYAADLDDDGDIDVLSASILDDKIAWHVNDGAGNFSARQISSIAASDAKSVFAADLDGDGDIDVMSASTGDNKIAWYANDGMGNFGTQHIISTNAKGAKSVFAADLDGDGDIDVMSASEGDNKIAWYANDGMGNFGTQHIISTAGYGSTSVFATDLDGDGDIDMMSASQLDDKIDWFENDGSGNFGAQKIITTAANGARSVYAADLDGDGDIDVLSASYGDDKIAWYENDGTGSFGSQQIISIVAEGATSVFATDLDGDGDKDVLSFSSGNGRIAWHANDGMGNFISQQIFATYTYYAGGSVYAADLDDDGDLDILSASAGYAKIAWYANDGMGNFDTEQIITNNAYGANSVYATDLDGDGDIDVLSSSWYDDKIASYENLLETIKPPYNTANNTLHLTQIRPNPVLQKTILTYYSHHVTLVTLQLYDLNGRLLQAQSLQATVGNNQCVLDMTRYAQGLYIVELNNGDEMVTGKVVKE; from the coding sequence ATGAAAGTGCGAAATACTTTGTTGATTACCTTTTTAATGATTTTGGTTTATGGTGGGGTAGAGGCACAAACGGTGTTTGGGCCGCAGCAGGTGATAATACAAAGTAATACAGGAGGTCCAACTTCTGTATATGCTGCTGATTTAAACGGCGATGGGGATATTGACGTGTTATCGGCTTCCACACATGACCATAAAATAGCTTGGTATAGCAATGATGGAATGGGCAACTTTGGCATACAGCATATCATCTCTACTACTGCTGGTGGCGCAAGGTCTGTATATGCCGTTGATTTGGACGACGATGATGATATAGATGTGCTGTCGGCTTCTATATGGGATGATAAAATAGCCTGGTATGAAAACGATGGTGCAGGCAATTTTGGAATTGAGCAAATCATCACTACCGCTGCCAATGGCGCATATTCTGTATATACTGCCGATTTGGATGGCGATGGAGATATAGACGTGCTGTCGGCTTCGCAACTTGACAATAAAATAGCCTGGTATGCCAATGATGGAATGGGCGTTTTTGGGGTAGAGCAAATCATCTCTACTTCTGCCATTTTAGCAGTTTCTGTATATGCAGCCGATTTGGATGGCGATGGGGATATAGATGTGTTGTCGGCTTCCCAAGGTGATGATAAAATAGCATGGTATGAAAACGATGGCTTGGGCAATTTTGGCGGGCAGATAATCATCAGTACGGCTGCCTTTTATGCAGTTTCTGTATATGCTACCGATATAGATGGTGACGGCGATATAGACGTACTGTCGGCTTCCATACTGGATGATAAAATAGCATGGTATGAAAATGACGGCACAGGCAATTTTGGACCAGAGCAAACCATTACAACCACCAATGGAGTTTTACACGCTTTGTATGCCACTGATTTGGATGGCGATGGAGATATAGACGTGCTTTCGGCTTCTGTAGGGAATAATAAAATAGCTTGGTATGTAAACGATGGCAAAGGTAATTTTAGTCAAGAGCAAATCATAACTACCGATGTCAATTACCCAACTTCTGTTTATGCCGCCGATTTGGACGACGATGGGGATATAGATGTGCTGTCGGCTTCCATACTGGATGATAAAATAGCTTGGCATGTAAACGACGGCGCAGGTAATTTCAGTGCTCGACAAATCAGTTCCATAGCTGCCAGTGACGCAAAGTCTGTTTTTGCCGCCGATTTGGATGGCGATGGGGATATAGATGTGATGTCGGCTTCCACAGGGGATAATAAAATAGCATGGTATGCCAATGATGGAATGGGCAACTTTGGCACTCAACACATTATCTCCACTAATGCAAAAGGTGCAAAGTCTGTTTTTGCCGCCGATTTGGATGGCGATGGGGATATTGATGTGATGTCGGCTTCCGAAGGGGACAATAAAATAGCATGGTATGCCAATGATGGAATGGGCAACTTTGGCACTCAACACATTATTTCCACTGCTGGATATGGTTCAACTTCTGTTTTTGCCACCGATTTGGATGGTGATGGGGATATAGACATGATGTCAGCTTCGCAACTTGACGATAAAATAGACTGGTTTGAAAATGATGGCAGCGGCAACTTTGGCGCACAAAAAATCATTACAACTGCTGCAAATGGCGCAAGGTCTGTATATGCCGCCGATTTGGACGGAGATGGGGATATAGATGTGTTGTCTGCTTCTTATGGTGACGATAAAATTGCATGGTACGAGAATGATGGTACTGGCAGTTTTGGATCACAGCAAATCATCTCCATTGTTGCTGAAGGTGCGACTTCAGTATTTGCAACTGATTTGGACGGTGATGGTGATAAAGATGTGCTGTCATTTTCCTCTGGAAATGGTCGAATAGCTTGGCATGCCAATGATGGAATGGGAAACTTTATATCCCAACAGATTTTCGCCACTTACACCTATTATGCAGGAGGGTCTGTGTATGCTGCCGATTTAGACGACGATGGGGATTTAGACATCCTATCGGCTTCTGCAGGATACGCTAAAATAGCATGGTATGCCAATGATGGAATGGGCAACTTTGACACAGAACAAATCATTACGAACAATGCTTATGGTGCAAATTCTGTGTATGCCACCGATTTGGACGGTGATGGGGATATAGATGTGCTGTCTTCTTCTTGGTATGATGACAAAATAGCCTCGTATGAAAACCTCTTAGAAACCATCAAACCGCCCTATAATACTGCCAACAATACCCTACATTTGACACAAATACGCCCCAATCCGGTTTTACAAAAGACTATACTTACCTACTACAGCCATCACGTCACCCTAGTCACCTTACAACTGTACGACTTAAACGGAAGACTGCTTCAAGCCCAATCTTTACAAGCAACTGTGGGCAACAACCAATGTGTCTTGGATATGACCCGCTATGCGCAAGGTTTGTATATCGTAGAACTGAACAACGGGGATGAGATGGTTACAGGAAAGGTGGTGAAGGAGTAG